One genomic segment of Hordeum vulgare subsp. vulgare chromosome 2H, MorexV3_pseudomolecules_assembly, whole genome shotgun sequence includes these proteins:
- the LOC123431353 gene encoding probable 1-deoxy-D-xylulose-5-phosphate synthase 2, chloroplastic: MALQASLPSAFHASPAITHASCRRQLKLRASAAAAASSPSAGDGKVAVTRKDPTTGAWKIEYSSDKPETPLLDTINYPVHMKNLSTTDLEQLSAELRQEIVHTVSKTGGHLSASLGVVELSVALHHVFDTPEDKIIWDVGHQSYPHKILTGRRSRMHTIRKTSGLAGFPKRDESAHDAFGVGHSSTSISAALGMAVARDLQGKKNHVISVIGDGAMTAGQAYEAMNNSGFLDSNMIVVLNDNKQVSLPTATLDGPSKPVGALSKALTKLQSSTKFRRLREAAKTITKQIGGSTHEVAAKVDEYARGMISASGSTLFEELGLYYIGPVDGHSLEDLVTIFEKVKSMPAPGPVLIHIVTEKGKGYPPAEAAADKMHGVVKFDPTTGKQFKTKSPTLSYTQYFAESLIREAEGDDKVVAIHAAMGGGTGLNYFQKRFPERCFDVGIAEQHAVTFAAGLAAEGMKPFCAIYSSFLQRGYDQVVHDVDLQRLPVRFALDRAGLVGADGPTHCGAFDVTYMACLPNMVVMAPADEAELMHMVATANAIDDRPSCFRFPRGNGVGAVLPLNNRGTPIEVGKGRVLVRGNRVALVGYGTMVQACLKAAEALKEHDLFITVVDARFCKPLDTELIRELAAEHEILITAEEGSIGGFGSHVAHYLSLNGLLDGPLKLRSMFLPDRYIDHGAADDQMEAAGLTPRHIAATVLSLVGRPLEALHLK; this comes from the exons ATGGCGCTCCAGGCATCGCTACCTTCTGCGTTCCACGCGTCCCCGGCCATTACTCACGCTTCGTGTCGGCGGCAG TTGAAATTGCGTGCGAGCGCTGCGGCCGCGGCAAGCAGCCCCAGCGCCGGCGACGGGAAGGTGGCGGTGACGAGGAAGGATCCAACGACGGGCGCGTGGAAGATCGAGTACTCCAGCGACAAGCCGGAGACGCCGCTGCTCGACACCATCAACTATCCCGTCCACATGAAAAACCTCTCCACCACG GACTTGGAGCAGCTGTCCGCGGAGCTCCGGCAAGAGATCGTGCACACGGTGTCCAAGACCGGCGGCCACCTGAGCGCCAGCCTCGGGGTGGTGGAGCTGTCGGTGGCGCTCCACCACGTGTTCGACACGCCGGAGGACAAGATCATCTGGGACGTCGGCCACCAGTCGTACCCGCACAAGATCCTCACGGGCCGCCGCTCGCGGATGCACACCATCCGCAAGACCTCCGGCCTCGCCGGCTTCCCCAAGCGCGACGAGAGCGCGCACGACGCGTTCGGCGTCGGCCACAGCTCCACTAGCATCTCCGCCGCGCTCGGGATGGCCGTCGCGCGTGACCTCCAGGGCAAGAAGAACCACGTCATCTCCGTCATCGGGGACGGCGCCATGACCGCCGGCCAGGCCTACGAGGCCATGAACAACTCTGGGTTCCTCGACTCCAACATGATCGTCGTCCTCAACGACAACAAGCAGGTCTCCCTCCCGACGGCCACCCTCGACGGTCCCTCCAAGCCCGTCGGCGCGCTCAGCAAGGCGCTCACCAAGCTCCAGTCCAGCACCAAGTTCCGCCGCCTCCGGGAGGCCGCCAAGACCATCACCAAGCAGATCGGCGGGTCCACCCACGAGGTGGCCGCCAAGGTGGACGAGTACGCGCGCGGCATGATCAGCGCCTCGGGATCAACGCTCTTCGAGGAGCTCGGGCTCTACTACATCGGCCCCGTCGACGGACACAGCCTCGAGGACCTCGTCaccatcttcgagaaggtcaagtCCATGCCGGCGCCGGGGCCCGTGCTCATCCACATCGTGACCGAGAAAGGGAAGGGGTACCCGCCGGCGGAGGCCGCCGCGGACAAGATGCACGGCGTGGTCAAGTTTGACCCGACGACGGGGAAGCAGTTCAAGACCAAGAGCCCGACGCTGTCGTACACGCAGTACTTCGCCGAGTCGCTGATCCGGGAGGCGGAGGGGGACGACAAGGTGGTGGCGATCCACGCGGCCATGGGCGGCGGCACGGGGCTTAACTACTTCCAGAAGCGGTTCCCGGAGCGGTGCTTCGACGTGGGCATCGCGGAGCAGCACGCCGTGACATTCGCGGCGGGGCTCGCCGCCGAGGGGATGAAGCCGTTCTGCGCCATCTACTCGTCGTTCCTGCAGCGAGGGTACGACCAGGTGGTGCACGACGTGGACCTGCAGCGCCTGCCGGTGCGGTTCGCCCTAGACAGGGCGGGGCTCGTCGGCGCGGACGGCCCGACGCACTGCGGCGCGTTCGACGTGACGTACATGGCATGTCTGCCGAACATGGTGGTCATGGCGCCAGCCGACGAGGCCGAGCTCATGCACATGGTGGCCACCGCCAACGCCATCGACGACCGGCCAAGCTGTTTCCGCTTCCCACGCGGCAATGGCGTGGGCGCCGTGCTTCCTCTCAACAACAGAGGCACCCCCATTGAGGTAGGCAAGGGGAGGGTGCTCGTCCGAGGCAACAGGGTAGCGCTGGTAGGATATGGCACCATGGTGCAGGCCTGCCTGAAGGCGGCCGAGGCGCTGAAGGAGCACGACTTGTTCATCACCGTTGTGGACGCCCGCTTCTGCAAGCCGCTGGACACGGAGCTCATCCGCGAGCTCGCCGCCGAGCACGAGATCCTCATCACCGCCGAGGAGGGCTCCATCGGAGGCTTCGGCTCCCACGTCGCGCACTACCTCAGCCTCAACGGCCTCCTCGATGGCCCCCTCAAG CTGAGATCGATGTTCCTGCCGGACCGGTACATTGACCACGGCGCCGCGGATGACCAGATGGAGGCGGCCGGGCTGACGCCGAGGCACATCGCCGCCACGGTGCTGTCCCTTGTGGGTCGGCCACTCGAGGCGCTTCACCTCAAGTGA
- the LOC123431354 gene encoding uncharacterized protein LOC123431354 translates to MHAIEGLKLINIWEIQPLVLLSFTLQIFLFFTGSLRQHSASMFLRLSIWAAYLGADFVAVYTLGLVSQHEDITIKRNIPEKTQSLAFFWAPFLLIHLGGQDTITAFAMEDNNLWLRHLLNLVVQAVLAIYVFWKSIGGHSVELLVCGVFLFIVGVIKYGERIWSLKCGCFKSLESSSGDRYKKLPGLEWEEETDEESSSKVGTGGGYDSIVYTALCSMAHVHDIFSGRGYFSLAGFPARSMLDDSKEAIKMVSVILRVMFADLYTKALVVRTRSAIILRCISQMSVVVAFAVFHAIDKQRYRKIDIAITYSLFVGGFFLELCAMFISMMSPWTWAWLKVRKWDRLAMLSWFIFSSNIGWPEEKQCFLKSMGQYIFSSWVTGSGQARTFNQRVMSMVKWLADLVRVERKKIFWMSKLLDTEYVDVDEMTLECVAKEISHLRHVGGPIESGRDWPKLLGERADFGAAIVLFHVLTDKHLSRYPHSPSPDMEANTAGVGTINNMMEVCRKLSNYMMYLLATHPSMLPLNVSAEAMLDHLQDPQILHEDLLQDLEPSKEAVEELVHVWARLLIYAAGKSMAEMHMAQLSRGGEFITFVWLLMALYDLGDFQWKRIRLTNAAFIDRRVEELFAFPVPAANPPEESSSSKVHG, encoded by the exons ATGCATGCAATTGAGGGTTTGAAACTAATCAACATATGGGAAATCCAGCCGCTCGTGCTCCTCAGCTTCACACTGCAAATTTTCTTGTTCTTTACTGGCAGCCTTCGACAGCATAGCGCCAGCATGTTCCTAAGGCTCTCCATTTGGGCAGCTTATCTGGGGGCCGACTTTGTAGCAGTTTATACCCTCGGCCTTGTCTCGCAACATGAGGATATCACCATTAAAAGGAACATACCCGAGAAAACACAATCACTAGCTTTCTTTTGGGCACCATTTCTGCTCATCCATCTTGGTGGGCAAGACACCATTACTGCCTTTGCCATGGAGGACAATAACTTGTGGTTGAGGCATTTGCTGAATCTAGTGGTGCAAGCTGTCCTAGCTATTTATGTTTTCTGGAAGTCTATTGGAGGACACAGCGTGGAGCTTCTAGTGTGCGGTGTATTTTTGTTTATTGTTGGAGTTATCAAGTATGGGGAAAGAATATGGTCTCTCAAGTGTGGTTGCTTTAAAAGCCTTGAAAGCTCAAGTGGCGATCGTTACAAAAAGTTGCCAGgccttgagtgggaagaggaaacAGACGAGGAATCAAGTAGCAAAGTCGGCACTGGTGGTGGCTACGATAGCATTGTTTATACAGCTCTATGTTCAATGGCACATGTCCATGATATCTTTTCGGGACGTGGCTACTTTTCTCTCGCGGGTTTCCCGGCAAGGTCGATGCTAGATGACAGCAAAGAGGCGATCAAGATGGTCAGTGTTATTCTTCGTGTGATGTTTGCTGATTTGTACACCAAGGCTCTTGTGGTGAGAACAAGGAGTGCCATCATACTTCGATGCATCTCTCAGAtgtctgttgttgttgcttttgctgtGTTCCATGCAATTGACAAACAGAGATATAGAAAAATCGACATTGCAATCACTTACTCACTTTTTGTGGGAGGCTTTTTCCTAGAACTATGTGCAATGTTTATTTCCATGATGTCACCCTGGACATGGGCATGGCTGAAGGTTCGAAAATGGGATAGGCTTGCCATGTTGTCATGGTTTATTTTTTCCAGTAATATTGGATGGCCGGAGGAGAAGCAATGTTTCCTAAAGTCGATGGGACAGTACATCTTTTCGAGCTGGGTGACGGGCAGTGGCCAAGCGAGAACATTCAATCAACGAGTGATGAGCATGGTCAAATGGCTTGCGGATCTGGTTCGTGTTGAAAGGAAGAAAATATTTTGGATGAGCAAGCTGTTAGACACTGAGTATGTGGATGTGGATGAGATGACTCTGGAGTGTGTTGCAAAGGAGATTAGTCACTTGAGGCATGTAGGCGGCCCCATTGAGAGTGGCAGAGACTGGCCAAAGTTGTTGGGAGAACGTGCAGATTTTGGTGCTGCTATTGTGTTGTTTCATGTACTCACTGACAAACATTTGAGTAGATATCCCCATTCTCCTTCTCCGGACATGGAGGCGAATACTGCAGGAGTGGGCACGATTAATAATATGATGGAGGTATGCCGGAAACTATCCAACTACATGATGTACCTTTTGGCTACCCACCCTTCGATGCTGCCGCTGAATGTTAGCGCGGAAGCCATGCTGGACCATCTTCAGGATCCGCAAATACTACATGAGGATCTACTCCAAGATCTGGAGCCAAGCAAGGAAGCAGTAGAGGAGTTAGTTCACGTGTGGGCGAGGCTCCTGATTTATGCTGCAGGCAAGTCCATGGCGGAGATGCACATGGCACAACTGAGCAGAGGAGGGGAGTTCATCACCTTCGTCTGGCTGCTCATGGCCCTCTACGACCTTGGAGATTTCCAGTGGAAGAGGATTCGTCTCACCAATGCCGCTTTTATTGATCGTAGGGTGGAGGAGTTATTCGCCTTCCCTGTACCTGCAGCAAATCCACCGGAAGAATCTAGCAGCAG CAAGGTTCATGGGTGA